Proteins encoded by one window of Candidatus Saccharimonadales bacterium:
- a CDS encoding ATP-dependent Clp protease ATP-binding subunit, producing the protein MHPASEFADFLGRLTDNARSSLKHADSIARGLGSPFIGTEHILLGVLAQETSFAAKILEESGVTLNRAKVALNLTPKSLIVNTGSKGLSETAKLTLRMSWEIAQEFNQEFCGTEHILFSIISQKNARATKLLQDMSVDIDSLNTELEGYLNRQQFEFDGTGSSTKSKRRRASALDFFGLDITDKAHKAELDPVVGRDDQIRRVVTILNRRTKNNPVLIGEPGVGKTAIVEGLAQRIVSEEVPDTLLDKRVVVLDLAGMLAGTKYRGEFEERLKRVTKELVSDKNIILFIDEMHLLVGAGAAEGAIDAANILKPSLARGQIQVIGATTMDEYTRYIEKDAALERRFQPVKVPENNLIETTAILRELKKHYEKHHGVTIDDAVVLETIAYAHRYINDRFMPDKAIDLMDEAAALVRVERGKTSKEQRRLKRELKLMGERMEAAGEREDYERAAKYKQKIKQLEKRLEEQQAKSNQRSKLKVTSEDVAQVVATMTGVPVTSIKKSEAKFLTRLEAHLSKFVIGQDDAIKAVSQAIRRNRSGVSDSQRPIGSFVFLGPTGVGKTELARVLARELFLSEEAMIKIDMSEYGERHTVARLIGSPAGYVGYEDSNQLTDRVRRQPYSLVLFDEVEKAHPEIFNVLLQILEDGYLTDAKGRRVDFSNTVIIMTSNIGAEALQREAALGFRANHDGQNLQTLHEENVERVQSELKRMMRPELLNRIDKVIVFKTLGRQTVRRILDLQIDQLNGRLSGRHLLVKVTPSAKKLLAELGYDPKNGVRPLRRVIQDEIEDYLAGALLSEKIGKGDVIKITVKKDKLSFAPVVG; encoded by the coding sequence ATGCATCCGGCTAGTGAATTCGCAGATTTTCTTGGTCGATTAACGGATAATGCCCGCTCTTCGTTGAAGCACGCTGACTCGATTGCTCGAGGGCTGGGCTCGCCGTTTATCGGTACGGAACACATTTTGCTGGGAGTGTTAGCCCAGGAAACCTCATTCGCCGCCAAAATCCTGGAAGAATCCGGCGTGACGCTGAACCGCGCCAAGGTAGCGTTGAATCTCACGCCTAAGAGCTTGATCGTTAATACCGGCAGCAAAGGTTTGAGCGAAACCGCCAAGCTGACACTTAGAATGAGTTGGGAAATCGCCCAGGAGTTCAATCAGGAATTTTGTGGTACCGAACATATTTTATTTAGCATCATCTCGCAAAAAAACGCTCGGGCAACCAAGTTGCTGCAGGATATGAGTGTGGATATTGACAGCCTCAACACCGAGTTGGAAGGCTATCTCAACCGGCAACAGTTTGAATTTGACGGTACCGGCAGTTCGACTAAGAGTAAACGCCGCCGGGCCAGCGCGTTGGATTTTTTTGGACTCGATATTACCGACAAAGCTCACAAAGCAGAACTCGATCCGGTTGTCGGCCGGGACGATCAGATCCGCCGGGTCGTTACGATTCTTAACCGCCGCACAAAAAACAATCCGGTCTTAATCGGCGAGCCGGGTGTGGGCAAAACCGCGATAGTAGAGGGTTTGGCCCAACGGATTGTGAGTGAAGAAGTTCCTGATACTTTGTTGGATAAACGGGTGGTAGTGCTGGATTTAGCCGGAATGTTGGCCGGAACCAAATACCGCGGCGAATTTGAAGAACGGCTGAAACGAGTGACCAAAGAACTGGTGAGCGACAAAAATATCATTCTGTTTATCGATGAAATGCACTTGTTAGTCGGCGCTGGTGCGGCCGAGGGCGCGATCGACGCGGCAAATATCTTAAAGCCCAGCTTAGCCCGCGGTCAGATTCAGGTTATTGGTGCAACCACGATGGACGAATACACCAGATACATTGAAAAAGATGCGGCGCTGGAGCGACGCTTCCAGCCGGTCAAAGTGCCGGAAAACAATTTGATTGAAACTACGGCGATATTGCGCGAACTCAAAAAGCATTATGAAAAGCACCACGGCGTAACGATTGACGACGCCGTTGTACTGGAGACTATCGCTTACGCCCACCGTTATATAAACGACCGATTCATGCCAGACAAGGCAATCGATTTGATGGACGAGGCCGCGGCCCTGGTCCGGGTTGAGCGCGGCAAGACCAGCAAAGAACAGCGGCGCTTAAAGCGCGAGCTCAAGCTGATGGGCGAGCGGATGGAAGCGGCCGGTGAGCGCGAAGATTATGAGCGGGCAGCCAAGTATAAGCAAAAAATCAAGCAGCTGGAAAAACGGCTGGAAGAACAACAGGCTAAAAGTAACCAACGATCAAAGTTGAAAGTAACATCTGAAGACGTGGCCCAAGTCGTGGCGACCATGACGGGTGTGCCGGTGACCAGTATTAAAAAGAGCGAAGCTAAGTTTCTTACCCGGCTCGAAGCCCATTTATCTAAGTTCGTTATCGGCCAGGACGACGCAATCAAGGCCGTGTCTCAAGCGATTCGGCGCAACCGTTCCGGTGTCAGCGATAGCCAACGGCCGATCGGCTCGTTTGTATTTTTAGGCCCAACCGGTGTCGGTAAGACCGAACTGGCTAGGGTGCTGGCGCGAGAACTATTTTTAAGCGAAGAAGCCATGATCAAAATCGACATGAGCGAGTACGGCGAACGCCACACCGTAGCGCGGTTGATCGGTTCGCCGGCCGGGTATGTCGGTTATGAGGACAGCAATCAGCTGACCGACCGAGTCAGGCGACAGCCCTATTCGCTGGTTTTATTTGACGAAGTTGAAAAAGCCCACCCGGAAATATTCAATGTTCTGTTACAGATTCTGGAAGACGGCTATTTAACCGACGCCAAAGGCCGGCGTGTGGACTTTAGCAACACTGTCATAATTATGACCAGCAATATCGGCGCCGAAGCCCTGCAGCGGGAAGCGGCACTCGGCTTTCGGGCAAATCATGACGGTCAAAATTTACAGACTCTCCACGAAGAAAATGTCGAGCGCGTCCAGTCGGAATTGAAGCGAATGATGCGGCCGGAACTGCTAAACCGGATTGATAAAGTTATTGTCTTTAAAACATTGGGCCGACAGACCGTTCGTCGTATCCTCGATCTGCAAATCGATCAGCTTAACGGTCGGTTATCGGGCCGGCACTTGCTAGTCAAGGTGACGCCCTCGGCTAAAAAATTACTGGCCGAGTTGGGCTACGATCCAAAAAATGGTGTTCGGCCGCTGCGGCGGGTAATCCAAGACGAAATCGAAGACTATTTGGCTGGGGCGCTGCTAAGCGAGAAAATCGGCAAAGGCGACGTCATTAAGATAACGGTTAAGAAAGACAAACTGTCATTCGCACCAGTGGTGGGTTAA
- a CDS encoding ribonuclease HII yields MEIGIDEAGRGAWAGPLVCAAVSLDGPIRGLADSKTLARAAREQLADIIQRRARGIGLGIIGPMTIDRLGLAAALKRAFRLAWQRLDDKSRAVVIDGPIDYLGLPHSRAIIRADGQIPAVMAASVIAKVTRDKIMFDQTRRWPNFGFDSHVGYGTKRHRQAIDRHGLTSLHRRSFRPMRQL; encoded by the coding sequence ATGGAAATTGGCATCGACGAAGCTGGCCGCGGTGCCTGGGCAGGGCCGCTGGTTTGCGCGGCGGTCAGTTTAGACGGTCCAATAAGAGGATTGGCTGACTCCAAGACACTCGCCCGGGCGGCCCGAGAACAGCTGGCTGATATCATTCAGCGACGGGCGAGGGGTATCGGCCTGGGTATAATCGGTCCGATGACGATCGATAGACTTGGTCTGGCGGCCGCACTCAAACGGGCTTTTAGGCTGGCTTGGCAGCGGCTGGACGACAAGTCCCGGGCGGTGGTTATCGACGGTCCGATTGACTATCTCGGCCTGCCGCATTCCCGGGCGATTATCCGGGCTGACGGACAAATACCGGCTGTCATGGCGGCCTCGGTTATTGCCAAGGTTACACGGGATAAGATTATGTTCGATCAGACTCGGCGGTGGCCGAATTTCGGTTTCGATAGTCACGTTGGCTACGGTACCAAGCGGCACCGTCAAGCGATCGATCGCCACGGTCTCACGTCGCTCCATCGCCGTAGTTTTCGGCCAATGAGGCAGCTATGA
- a CDS encoding TldD/PmbA family protein → MSNHHLTDDFLRLPYEKLAELALTEARRLGASYADFRFERLRRQSIRLRDAHAETNIEDVEIGYCVRLLIDGAWGFAGSSDLDPAAVKATIKRAERVANASRPLLKERVELAPEPTYVDTFISDYDINPFSISLKDKIEHLSTLADIAQQADNIDHTSFDVDQVLENKFYANLEGSAITQQRIRVQGNLQATSIDRQTGRFESIRTNAAPAGRGWERFVSQYDYAGEISQLPSLLAAKHKAQSITPGRYDLVIDPTNLFLTIHESVGHATELDRALGYEANYAGTSFATIDNLDKLQYGSAAMTVTGDRTTPNGLATIGYDDEGVKAQKWDIIKIGRLVGYQLNRQMAPKLGLKQSNGCAFSDSFVHAPLQRMPNVSLAANTKDVTTDDLIAGVDNGIYIIGDNSWSIDMQRYNFQFTGQQFYRIKNGRLDGQLKDVAYQANTLEFWNSLVEVGGMSTYVLGGAFNCGKGQPGQVAPVSHGSPAALFKQINVLNTVAEANAA, encoded by the coding sequence ATGTCAAACCACCATTTAACTGATGATTTTTTGCGGTTACCGTATGAAAAATTGGCTGAACTAGCTTTGACAGAAGCTCGCCGACTTGGTGCCAGCTACGCCGACTTTCGATTTGAGCGGCTTAGGCGCCAAAGTATTCGTTTACGTGACGCCCACGCTGAAACCAATATTGAAGATGTTGAGATAGGTTACTGTGTGCGGCTGTTGATTGACGGCGCCTGGGGTTTTGCCGGCAGCTCAGATCTCGACCCAGCCGCGGTTAAAGCCACTATTAAACGGGCCGAACGGGTGGCAAACGCCTCCCGGCCGCTATTAAAGGAACGAGTAGAGCTGGCGCCCGAACCAACCTACGTCGACACTTTCATTTCCGACTATGACATCAATCCGTTCAGTATTAGTCTAAAAGACAAGATTGAGCACCTCTCGACCTTGGCCGACATCGCCCAGCAGGCCGATAATATTGATCACACGTCATTCGACGTCGATCAGGTGCTGGAAAACAAATTTTATGCCAATCTTGAGGGCAGCGCCATTACCCAGCAACGCATCCGGGTCCAAGGCAATTTGCAAGCTACCAGCATTGACCGCCAAACCGGCCGATTTGAATCGATCAGAACTAATGCCGCCCCGGCCGGCCGCGGTTGGGAACGGTTTGTCTCCCAATATGATTACGCCGGTGAAATCAGCCAATTACCCAGTCTATTGGCGGCTAAGCACAAAGCCCAAAGCATTACGCCAGGCCGCTATGATCTGGTGATCGACCCGACCAATTTATTTTTGACTATCCATGAATCGGTCGGGCACGCCACCGAGCTGGACCGCGCGCTCGGTTATGAAGCCAACTACGCCGGCACCTCGTTTGCCACAATCGATAATTTGGACAAATTACAGTATGGCTCGGCCGCCATGACCGTTACTGGCGACCGCACGACACCAAATGGCCTGGCTACTATCGGTTATGACGACGAAGGTGTTAAGGCCCAAAAATGGGACATCATAAAAATTGGCCGTCTAGTCGGTTATCAGCTTAACCGCCAAATGGCGCCTAAGCTGGGGCTGAAACAATCCAATGGTTGCGCTTTTTCTGACTCTTTCGTCCACGCTCCTCTGCAACGGATGCCCAATGTCAGCCTGGCGGCAAACACTAAGGATGTTACCACCGACGATTTGATCGCCGGCGTTGACAACGGCATCTACATCATTGGCGACAATAGTTGGAGTATCGACATGCAGCGATACAATTTCCAGTTTACCGGCCAACAATTTTACCGTATCAAGAATGGTCGGTTAGACGGCCAACTAAAAGACGTGGCTTACCAAGCCAATACGCTGGAGTTCTGGAATTCATTGGTCGAGGTCGGCGGAATGTCGACTTACGTCCTCGGCGGCGCTTTTAACTGTGGCAAAGGCCAACCGGGTCAAGTGGCGCCAGTCAGCCATGGCTCGCCTGCAGCCTTATTTAAGCAGATCAATGTGCTCAATACGGTCGCGGAGGCCAACGCCGCATGA
- the nusA gene encoding transcription termination factor NusA, whose translation MEIQTKQLVMAVKQIAEEKNLPEEVVHDIIGQALAAAWRKDFGDKEQEVTAMINTNTGDVTITAHKTIVDKVEDPDIEISVADAQKKRKSAKLGETIEFKQKPTSFGRVAAQTAKQVILQKLREAEREVVLEEYSDKIGSVVTGVISRVEQRIVRVDLGRASGIMPKSEQIPGEYYTVGGRVKVFLKDVERENRGPQLILSRANEHFIEHLFKNEVPEMENGAVEIKAIAREAGVRTKIAVASTVPGVDPVGTFVGGHGTRVQAVMSEIGDQEKIDIITYDEDTIKYLKNALSPTEVAEIVLDKKTKKAVVKVAEDQLSVAIGRGGQNVRLASKLVGYEIDIEAVGSEKAVKAKRPKKNIEDSLLAAIASQAGDEAVAANLTEPPTEQSRAKVAVTKTQESKASPAKRVKSTKATGPKAQ comes from the coding sequence ATGGAGATTCAAACTAAACAACTAGTGATGGCGGTCAAGCAAATCGCCGAGGAAAAGAACTTGCCGGAAGAAGTCGTTCACGACATTATCGGCCAGGCATTAGCCGCCGCTTGGCGCAAGGACTTTGGCGATAAAGAACAAGAAGTTACGGCCATGATAAATACCAACACCGGCGACGTAACCATTACTGCTCACAAGACCATTGTCGACAAAGTTGAGGATCCGGACATTGAAATATCAGTGGCCGATGCCCAGAAAAAGCGTAAAAGCGCAAAGTTGGGCGAGACGATTGAATTTAAGCAAAAGCCAACGTCATTCGGACGGGTGGCCGCCCAAACGGCCAAGCAAGTTATTTTGCAAAAACTGCGTGAGGCCGAACGAGAGGTTGTGCTCGAAGAATATTCCGATAAAATCGGCTCGGTCGTAACGGGTGTAATTAGCCGGGTAGAGCAACGTATCGTCCGTGTCGATCTGGGTCGCGCCAGCGGCATCATGCCTAAGAGCGAGCAAATCCCGGGCGAATATTATACTGTCGGCGGCCGGGTGAAGGTCTTCTTAAAGGACGTCGAGCGAGAAAATCGCGGACCGCAACTTATTTTAAGCCGAGCAAACGAACACTTTATCGAGCATCTGTTTAAAAATGAGGTCCCCGAAATGGAAAACGGAGCGGTTGAAATCAAGGCGATCGCCCGTGAAGCCGGTGTCAGAACGAAGATTGCCGTGGCTTCTACCGTGCCGGGAGTTGATCCGGTCGGTACCTTTGTCGGCGGCCACGGAACCCGGGTCCAAGCTGTCATGAGCGAGATTGGCGACCAAGAAAAAATCGACATCATTACTTATGATGAGGACACCATTAAATACCTTAAAAATGCCCTATCGCCGACCGAAGTGGCAGAGATTGTTCTGGACAAAAAGACCAAAAAGGCGGTGGTCAAGGTAGCCGAGGACCAACTCTCAGTGGCGATTGGCCGGGGCGGCCAAAATGTGCGGTTGGCGTCGAAGCTTGTCGGCTATGAAATCGACATTGAGGCTGTTGGTAGCGAAAAAGCTGTAAAAGCCAAACGGCCGAAGAAGAATATTGAAGACTCACTGTTAGCGGCCATCGCCAGCCAAGCCGGTGATGAAGCCGTTGCAGCAAACTTGACCGAACCCCCAACTGAGCAGTCTAGGGCAAAAGTAGCGGTCACAAAGACCCAGGAATCAAAGGCCTCACCTGCCAAACGGGTCAAATCCACCAAGGCGACTGGCCCCAAAGCCCAGTAA
- the radA gene encoding DNA repair protein RadA yields the protein MAKSTVRYACQNCGAVYAKWSGRCANCGQWNTLGEQLDAKSAEASAAKSGRAITPQAINQKTKGVSPRLTTGISEVDLVLGGGIVPASVILVAGEPGIGKSTLILEIANNVARQKPVLYITAEESIEQVTDRAKRLGLAAGKLALASSASTDDIVATLHEGGYSLVIVDSIQTIATEQVGSSQGSSSQITNSSQLLIRAAKLTQTAMILVGHVTKEGTIAGPKLLEHLVDTVLNLEGDRYGGFKILRSVKNRYGSTNESGVFEMTDSGLKAIANPSAALLAERQASDGSVVVATLEGSRPLLVEIQALVNKTVFGYPKRTASGFDLNRLNVLIAMLERRTKLSLSDKDVYINVVGGVRITEPAADLAVCMAIATAAKGMALKDDSVVFGEVGLSGEVRRVQGTESRVKEASKLGFKSAIGPKADKTNSFIKPVSNVRDALNQFLSK from the coding sequence ATGGCAAAATCAACGGTGAGGTACGCCTGTCAAAACTGTGGTGCCGTCTACGCTAAGTGGAGCGGCCGCTGCGCTAATTGCGGCCAATGGAACACGCTCGGCGAGCAGCTGGACGCGAAGTCAGCCGAAGCTTCGGCCGCAAAGTCCGGCCGGGCGATTACGCCCCAAGCGATTAATCAAAAGACTAAAGGCGTTAGTCCTCGCCTAACGACCGGCATCAGTGAAGTCGACCTGGTTTTAGGTGGCGGCATCGTGCCGGCTAGCGTAATTCTAGTCGCCGGCGAACCCGGCATCGGCAAAAGCACACTAATCTTAGAAATTGCCAATAACGTGGCCAGGCAAAAACCGGTGCTATATATCACGGCAGAAGAATCAATCGAGCAAGTTACCGACCGGGCCAAACGGCTTGGCTTGGCGGCCGGCAAGCTAGCGCTGGCTTCCAGCGCTAGCACAGACGATATTGTGGCGACGCTGCATGAGGGCGGCTATTCGCTGGTGATTGTCGACTCAATCCAAACTATTGCAACCGAGCAGGTCGGTTCCTCCCAGGGCTCCAGTTCTCAGATAACTAACAGTAGCCAGCTTTTAATCCGGGCCGCGAAACTAACCCAGACGGCGATGATTTTAGTCGGCCATGTTACCAAGGAAGGGACTATCGCCGGGCCAAAACTGCTGGAGCATTTAGTTGATACGGTCCTTAATCTCGAGGGCGATCGCTACGGCGGCTTCAAAATACTGCGCTCGGTCAAGAACCGTTATGGCTCGACTAACGAATCGGGCGTGTTTGAAATGACAGACAGCGGACTCAAAGCCATTGCCAACCCGTCAGCGGCGTTATTGGCTGAACGTCAAGCCAGCGACGGCTCGGTGGTGGTAGCTACTCTGGAAGGCAGCCGGCCGCTGCTGGTAGAGATTCAAGCGCTAGTCAACAAAACCGTGTTCGGCTACCCCAAGCGCACGGCCTCTGGTTTTGACCTCAACCGGTTGAATGTGCTGATCGCCATGTTGGAGCGCCGAACCAAGTTGAGCTTGAGCGATAAGGACGTGTATATCAACGTGGTGGGCGGGGTTAGGATTACCGAGCCAGCGGCGGATTTGGCCGTTTGTATGGCGATTGCTACCGCCGCCAAAGGGATGGCGCTAAAAGATGATTCGGTCGTGTTCGGCGAGGTTGGCCTGTCCGGCGAGGTCCGCCGGGTGCAGGGGACTGAGTCCAGGGTTAAAGAAGCCAGCAAGCTCGGCTTCAAATCGGCCATTGGCCCTAAGGCCGATAAAACTAATAGTTTTATTAAACCGGTATCTAACGTCCGGGACGCATTGAATCAGTTTTTATCAAAGTAA
- a CDS encoding YraN family protein: MSTVIGQRAEAAAADYLSGRGFQVVARNWRTKWCEIDLIAVKDHRAYFIEVKYRGSAQAGSGLDYITAAKLRQLKFAAELWIQDQSWSGEYELSAVELTGEPPRVINFLPGLT, encoded by the coding sequence ATGAGCACGGTCATCGGCCAACGGGCCGAAGCGGCTGCCGCTGACTATCTGTCCGGCCGCGGTTTTCAAGTGGTGGCCCGCAACTGGCGGACAAAGTGGTGTGAGATCGACTTAATCGCCGTGAAGGACCATAGGGCTTATTTTATTGAGGTCAAGTACCGCGGTTCAGCCCAAGCTGGCAGCGGACTCGATTATATTACCGCCGCCAAGCTTAGGCAGCTGAAATTCGCGGCCGAACTCTGGATCCAGGATCAGAGTTGGTCTGGGGAGTACGAATTAAGCGCTGTTGAGTTGACGGGCGAGCCACCCCGAGTGATCAATTTTTTACCCGGCTTAACCTAA
- a CDS encoding metallopeptidase TldD-related protein, producing the protein MTPQKIISAVLDKSKADECMVIVADYNKTNLRWAHTGLTTNGSSQHTYAAVISIINQRFGSYVVSLDKLTNPAELAAKSELAARQSPIAKDYQPLLAKTPDSRPTDRLSAEPSLAGFTSKLGRTFERAGRDKLELFGYCEFQNTRYNLGLSTGLRRHHEHQHGQLELNAKSADFRRSVWAGSSFKDINRADPATLYKTLKLKAGWSRQQIKLKPGRYETILESSAVADLLLFAYWMSSARLAEEGHSAYSAKAGGSLIGQKLYSSDISIYSDPFKPGLETTPFNVVFSSGLEESVFDNGLELKRTDWVKNGVQRHLLAPRYLVKKYGYQRATPFIPNLIFEHAGANTDDMIKATKYGLLVTCLWYIREVDPQSLLLTGLTRDGTFLIENGQVKGAVNNFRFNMSPITMLKQVAEIGHSQPTLAREFGDYFPLTIMPALRVADFNMSSVSQAL; encoded by the coding sequence ATGACTCCCCAAAAGATAATCTCCGCTGTGCTGGATAAGTCCAAGGCCGATGAGTGTATGGTAATCGTGGCAGATTACAACAAGACCAACCTGCGTTGGGCCCACACCGGTCTGACTACTAATGGCTCCTCCCAACACACCTACGCCGCCGTCATCTCAATTATCAACCAGCGATTCGGATCTTACGTTGTCAGTCTGGACAAGTTGACTAATCCGGCCGAGTTAGCGGCTAAATCCGAACTGGCCGCTCGTCAGAGTCCAATCGCCAAAGACTATCAGCCGCTGCTGGCAAAAACTCCCGACTCAAGGCCGACAGACCGTTTAAGCGCAGAGCCCAGCCTGGCTGGCTTCACCTCAAAACTCGGCCGGACATTTGAGCGAGCTGGCCGTGACAAGCTTGAGTTATTCGGCTACTGCGAGTTCCAAAATACCCGTTACAATTTGGGCCTTTCTACCGGGTTGAGGCGCCATCATGAGCACCAACATGGTCAACTCGAACTCAATGCCAAGTCGGCCGACTTTAGGCGTTCGGTCTGGGCTGGCAGCTCGTTTAAGGATATAAATCGAGCTGACCCGGCCACTCTTTATAAGACCCTGAAACTAAAAGCCGGTTGGTCGCGCCAACAGATAAAACTTAAACCCGGACGTTATGAAACCATACTAGAGTCTTCGGCCGTGGCTGATTTGCTGCTGTTTGCTTATTGGATGAGCTCGGCTCGCTTAGCAGAAGAAGGTCATTCGGCTTATAGCGCCAAAGCCGGCGGCTCTCTGATCGGCCAAAAACTCTACAGTTCGGATATTTCTATCTATTCCGATCCGTTTAAACCCGGTCTGGAGACAACCCCCTTTAACGTCGTCTTCTCTTCCGGTTTGGAGGAATCGGTGTTTGACAATGGGCTGGAACTAAAGCGCACCGACTGGGTCAAAAACGGCGTCCAACGACACCTGTTGGCCCCGCGTTACCTGGTCAAAAAATACGGCTATCAACGGGCTACGCCATTTATCCCTAACCTAATTTTTGAACACGCGGGGGCTAATACCGATGACATGATTAAAGCAACCAAGTACGGTTTGTTAGTCACATGCTTGTGGTACATCAGAGAAGTCGATCCACAATCGCTGTTGTTGACCGGTTTGACGCGCGACGGAACTTTTTTGATCGAAAATGGCCAAGTCAAGGGCGCGGTCAATAACTTTAGATTCAACATGAGTCCGATTACCATGCTCAAACAAGTTGCCGAAATCGGTCATTCGCAACCGACCTTAGCTCGGGAATTCGGTGACTATTTCCCGCTGACTATCATGCCGGCGCTGCGGGTGGCCGACTTTAATATGAGCTCAGTCAGTCAAGCTCTGTAA